From a single Candidatus Sulfotelmatobacter sp. genomic region:
- the guaA gene encoding glutamine-hydrolyzing GMP synthase translates to MFKGQSGLGQSIVILDFGAQYTQLIARRIREQNVFSVVLPCTAKLDEVKSYAPVGIILSGAPWSVYDKDAPPADARVFELGLPVLGICYGLQFMVHTLGGKVRPADKREYGHAEVDIVSDSILFQGLAKKLAVWMSHGDEALELPPGFELMAKTHYAVAGIQNAAKKWYAVQFHPEVHHTPQGTQMLRNFIFQICGAKPAWTPQRFIELTVEQVRQQVGTGRAILALSGGVDSSVAAVLVDRALRDKNGKSRLTCVFVNNGVLRKNEFEKVQKTLRGKLGLHVDAVDAAGRFLKKLEGVNDPEKKRKIIGNEFIKVFEKEARRIEKTEGKVKWLVQGTLYPDVIESRSVRGPSQVIKSHHNVGGLPEKMTLKLIEPLKDLFKDEVRKIGRDLGMPEEILQRQPFPGPGLAVRVLGEVTPERLALLRECDEIVVSEIKEAGLYSKIWQSFAVLLPVMSVGVMGDMRTYAYTCAIRAVSSEDGMTADWVPLPHEVLKTISTRIVNEVKGVNRVVYDVTSKPPGTIEWE, encoded by the coding sequence ATATTTAAAGGCCAGAGCGGTCTCGGCCAATCGATCGTGATTCTCGATTTTGGCGCGCAGTATACACAGCTCATCGCGCGCCGCATTCGCGAGCAGAATGTCTTTTCGGTGGTGCTGCCCTGCACGGCGAAGCTGGACGAAGTGAAGAGCTACGCCCCGGTAGGAATTATTCTTTCGGGCGCGCCCTGGTCGGTCTATGACAAAGACGCGCCGCCGGCCGATGCACGGGTCTTCGAGTTGGGTTTGCCGGTGCTCGGCATCTGCTACGGATTGCAGTTCATGGTGCACACGCTCGGCGGCAAAGTGCGGCCCGCAGACAAGCGCGAGTACGGCCACGCGGAAGTTGATATCGTTTCCGACTCGATCTTATTTCAGGGCCTGGCCAAGAAACTCGCCGTGTGGATGTCGCACGGCGACGAGGCGCTCGAATTGCCGCCGGGTTTTGAACTGATGGCGAAGACCCATTACGCGGTGGCGGGAATTCAGAACGCCGCTAAAAAATGGTACGCCGTGCAGTTCCATCCCGAAGTGCACCACACGCCGCAGGGCACGCAGATGCTGCGAAACTTCATCTTTCAGATCTGCGGGGCGAAACCGGCGTGGACTCCGCAGCGCTTTATCGAGTTGACGGTTGAACAGGTTCGCCAGCAAGTCGGCACTGGGCGCGCCATCCTGGCGCTTTCCGGGGGCGTGGATTCATCGGTTGCCGCGGTGCTCGTCGACCGCGCTTTGCGTGACAAGAACGGCAAGTCGCGGCTGACTTGCGTCTTCGTGAACAATGGCGTGCTGCGCAAAAATGAATTCGAGAAGGTGCAAAAAACTTTGCGCGGCAAGCTGGGTCTGCATGTTGACGCGGTCGACGCGGCCGGGCGTTTTCTTAAGAAACTTGAGGGCGTCAACGATCCGGAGAAAAAGCGCAAGATCATCGGCAATGAATTCATCAAAGTCTTCGAAAAAGAAGCGCGCCGCATCGAGAAGACCGAGGGCAAGGTCAAGTGGCTGGTGCAGGGGACGCTTTATCCTGACGTGATCGAATCACGCTCGGTTCGTGGACCGTCGCAGGTCATCAAGTCGCATCACAACGTAGGCGGCCTGCCGGAAAAGATGACGCTGAAGCTGATCGAGCCGCTGAAAGATCTGTTCAAAGACGAAGTCCGAAAAATCGGTCGCGATCTGGGGATGCCCGAAGAAATCCTACAGCGGCAGCCGTTTCCCGGCCCCGGCCTGGCGGTGCGCGTGCTGGGGGAAGTTACGCCGGAGCGCCTGGCGCTGCTGCGCGAATGCGACGAGATTGTGGTCAGCGAAATTAAAGAGGCCGGACTCTACTCGAAAATCTGGCAGTCGTTTGCGGTGCTGCTGCCGGTGATGTCGGTCGGGGTGATGGGCGATATGCGCACGTATGCCTATACCTGCGCGATCCGCGCGGTAAGCTCCGAAGACGGCATGACCGCCGACTGGGTGCCGCTGCCGCACGAAGTACTGAAGACGATCTCGACTCGCATTGTGAACGAAGTGAAGGGCGTGAACCGCGTGGTGTATGACGTTACTTCGAAGCCGCCGGGGACGATCGAGTGGGAATGA
- a CDS encoding ATP-binding protein, which yields MKKKILLSWSSGKDSAWTLSILRQRSDIEIAGLLTIINTQFQRVAMHGTRRALLKLQAEAAGLPLWEVPLPWPCSNERYEQAMSAACTAAIDEGISGIAFGDLFLEDVRRYREDRLRGSGLEPIFPVWGSNTQKLVAEMLDAGLHARIVCLDPRKLPADVAGCDLDRDLLRRLPEGVDPCGENGEFHTFAYAGPMFSSPIAIESGETVTRDGFVYSDVLPIGYPAQAPELSINLPWASG from the coding sequence GTGAAAAAGAAAATCCTGCTGTCCTGGAGCAGCGGCAAAGACAGTGCGTGGACCCTATCCATTCTGCGCCAGCGCAGCGATATAGAAATTGCAGGCCTGCTGACTATAATCAATACCCAATTCCAAAGAGTCGCCATGCATGGCACGCGCCGTGCCCTGCTCAAGTTGCAGGCGGAAGCTGCCGGTCTGCCCTTGTGGGAAGTCCCTCTGCCTTGGCCCTGTAGCAACGAACGTTACGAGCAGGCAATGTCCGCCGCTTGCACCGCAGCCATCGATGAGGGAATCTCCGGTATCGCCTTTGGCGACCTTTTCCTCGAGGATGTTCGCCGTTATCGCGAAGACCGTCTGCGCGGCTCAGGGCTGGAGCCCATCTTCCCGGTCTGGGGATCGAACACGCAAAAACTAGTTGCAGAAATGCTCGACGCCGGCCTCCACGCGCGGATTGTTTGTCTCGATCCCCGCAAGCTGCCGGCGGATGTTGCCGGCTGCGACCTCGATCGCGATCTGCTGCGCCGCCTGCCCGAGGGAGTCGATCCGTGTGGCGAGAATGGAGAATTTCACACCTTCGCCTACGCCGGACCTATGTTCTCCAGCCCCATTGCGATCGAGTCGGGTGAAACTGTTACGCGAGACGGCTTCGTGTATTCGGATGTGCTGCCCATCGGATATCCTGCGCAAGCGCCAGAACTTTCCATCAACCTTCCGTGGGCCTCAGGCTAA
- a CDS encoding PIN domain nuclease: MSMVIVDTTVWIDYLRGSDNPETRWLDRELQQQPLGLTDLTLCEVLQETNDSAFAQVWTDLLKFQVFETGGADLAIAAAQNYRTLRRSGSTIRATIDCLIATFCLENHHRLLHRDRDFDAFEKKLGLQVVHA; this comes from the coding sequence ATGAGCATGGTGATCGTCGACACCACGGTCTGGATCGACTATCTTCGCGGCAGCGACAATCCTGAAACCAGATGGCTGGATCGTGAACTGCAACAGCAGCCTCTGGGATTGACGGACCTGACCCTGTGCGAAGTTCTGCAGGAGACGAATGACTCCGCCTTCGCGCAAGTATGGACAGATCTACTCAAGTTTCAAGTTTTCGAGACGGGCGGCGCCGATCTGGCGATCGCCGCCGCGCAGAACTATCGCACGCTGCGCAGAAGTGGTTCTACCATCCGCGCCACCATCGACTGTCTAATCGCCACGTTCTGCCTGGAGAATCATCACCGCTTACTGCATCGCGATCGCGACTTTGATGCTTTCGAGAAAAAGCTAGGACTTCAGGTGGTCCACGCTTAG
- a CDS encoding type II toxin-antitoxin system VapB family antitoxin, with translation MRTNIDIDDRLMRRAMRCSGARTKKATVEAGLRLLARTHEQGSIRRLRGKVRWEGDLAQSRKGRFSVE, from the coding sequence ATGCGAACGAATATCGACATTGATGACCGCTTGATGCGCCGGGCTATGCGGTGCAGCGGAGCGCGAACCAAGAAGGCAACCGTAGAGGCAGGCTTGCGTTTGCTGGCGCGAACCCATGAGCAAGGCTCCATTCGTCGCCTTCGGGGCAAGGTTCGTTGGGAAGGCGATCTCGCCCAGTCCCGCAAAGGTCGCTTTTCGGTTGAATGA
- a CDS encoding cupin — translation MPTLIPQPTRVQAAGNKPKLIDEYIGRVNSNTAAASVAHMCSPQGWLEPGQTPEFDEFTVVLEGMLRVEFKEDHTDGHKEASLDVAAGQAVIVHAGEWVRYSTPLEGGAEYIAVCLPAFSMETVHRD, via the coding sequence ATGCCCACACTCATCCCACAGCCCACCCGCGTTCAAGCCGCCGGCAACAAGCCCAAGCTCATTGACGAATACATTGGACGCGTCAACTCCAACACCGCTGCCGCCAGCGTCGCCCACATGTGCAGCCCGCAGGGCTGGCTTGAGCCCGGCCAGACTCCGGAGTTCGACGAGTTTACCGTCGTTCTAGAAGGCATGCTGCGGGTTGAGTTCAAAGAGGATCACACCGACGGACACAAAGAAGCGTCCCTTGATGTCGCCGCCGGACAAGCCGTCATCGTCCACGCCGGCGAGTGGGTGCGTTATTCCACTCCTCTCGAAGGCGGCGCCGAATACATTGCCGTCTGCCTGCCGGCGTTCTCGATGGAGACCGTCCATCGGGATTGA
- a CDS encoding tagatose 1,6-diphosphate aldolase codes for MKLTPGKLAGLKKVSNERGVIAAAAMDQRGSLQKSLAKEKGCDVNDQMMEEFKSLVSEVLTPHATAILLDPEWGLPAAKRRAKNAGLLLAYEKTGYDKTGPGRLPDLLDVWSARRLKEAGADCVKILLYYTPDDPKHVNEIKHAWVERIGDECRANDIPFFLEFVGYEEGADEKGAAYARKKPHIVTESMREFSKDRYGVDVLKVEVPVNMKFVEGTKSFGGTKAYTKKEAIDHFHAAANVATKPFIYLSAGVSNAEFSETLELAGESGVKFNGVLCGRATWKEGIPVYAKQGAAAFRKWLETEGVKNINNVNDKLKAATSWHSIYGVELVHA; via the coding sequence GTGAAACTCACCCCTGGCAAACTTGCCGGTCTCAAGAAGGTCTCCAACGAACGCGGCGTCATCGCGGCCGCTGCCATGGATCAGCGCGGCTCCCTGCAAAAATCGCTGGCCAAAGAGAAAGGCTGCGACGTCAACGACCAGATGATGGAAGAATTCAAAAGTCTGGTCAGCGAAGTTCTCACTCCGCACGCCACCGCCATCCTGCTCGATCCCGAGTGGGGACTGCCCGCCGCCAAGCGCCGCGCCAAAAACGCCGGCCTGCTGCTGGCCTACGAAAAAACTGGATATGACAAAACCGGCCCCGGACGCCTGCCCGACCTGCTCGACGTGTGGTCCGCGCGGCGCCTGAAAGAAGCCGGCGCCGACTGCGTCAAGATTCTGCTCTACTACACGCCCGACGATCCCAAACACGTCAACGAAATCAAGCACGCCTGGGTCGAGCGCATCGGCGACGAATGCCGCGCCAATGACATCCCCTTCTTCCTCGAGTTCGTCGGCTACGAAGAGGGCGCAGACGAGAAGGGCGCGGCCTACGCCAGGAAGAAGCCGCACATCGTTACCGAGAGCATGCGCGAATTCAGCAAAGACCGCTACGGCGTCGACGTGCTCAAAGTCGAAGTCCCGGTCAACATGAAGTTCGTCGAGGGCACGAAATCATTCGGCGGAACGAAAGCCTACACGAAAAAAGAAGCCATCGACCACTTCCACGCCGCCGCCAACGTCGCGACCAAGCCGTTCATTTATCTGTCGGCCGGCGTCAGCAACGCCGAGTTCAGCGAGACGCTGGAACTCGCCGGAGAATCCGGAGTGAAGTTCAACGGCGTGCTCTGCGGCCGCGCCACCTGGAAGGAAGGCATCCCCGTTTACGCCAAGCAAGGCGCAGCCGCATTCCGCAAATGGCTCGAAACTGAAGGCGTGAAGAATATCAACAACGTCAACGACAAGCTGAAAGCCGCGACCAGTTGGCACTCCATCTACGGCGTAGAGTTGGTCCACGCATAG
- a CDS encoding type II toxin-antitoxin system VapC family toxin, whose amino-acid sequence MELTYLLDTNIFIYIRQGRPEEVVRRFNKLRAGEAAVSVISYGDLFFGAAKRGQRSEDLERLRALMRLLPCLTIPEAAAEIYGAVRAELQSKGEIISNNDLWIAAHALASGLILVTNNEKEFRRVRGLKVQNWTA is encoded by the coding sequence ATGGAACTAACCTATCTCCTCGACACCAATATTTTTATCTACATCCGCCAAGGCAGGCCGGAAGAGGTCGTCCGCCGATTCAACAAACTCCGCGCTGGCGAAGCCGCGGTTTCGGTCATTTCCTATGGTGACTTGTTCTTTGGCGCCGCCAAGCGCGGCCAGCGGTCGGAGGATCTGGAACGGCTGCGTGCCCTTATGCGCCTGTTGCCGTGTCTTACCATTCCCGAAGCTGCCGCTGAGATTTATGGAGCGGTCCGCGCCGAACTGCAATCGAAGGGCGAAATCATCAGCAACAACGACCTCTGGATCGCGGCCCACGCCCTGGCCTCTGGGCTGATTCTCGTTACTAACAATGAGAAAGAATTTCGTCGCGTGCGCGGCCTGAAGGTCCAAAACTGGACAGCGTAG
- the vapB gene encoding type II toxin-antitoxin system VapB family antitoxin produces the protein MGTARVFKSGNSQAVRLPKEFRFKSEEVEIFRRGKEIVLREKSNDMARAFELIAGLPEDVLRAAAEDDGPPQKRKGL, from the coding sequence ATGGGCACCGCCCGAGTATTCAAGTCCGGCAACAGCCAGGCCGTCCGCCTGCCGAAAGAATTCCGCTTCAAGAGCGAAGAAGTCGAAATCTTCCGCCGCGGCAAGGAAATCGTTCTCCGCGAAAAAAGCAACGACATGGCGCGCGCCTTCGAGCTGATCGCGGGTTTACCCGAAGATGTTCTTCGGGCCGCCGCCGAAGACGACGGCCCCCCGCAGAAGCGCAAAGGCCTGTAG
- a CDS encoding DinB family protein, with amino-acid sequence MKRANLKRSNAIRVVVACAVLLSGIGVGASAAWAKNSDTAADHTAPSYDMKGQALVDLDAVQKKFLELANAVPADKLTWRPAPDARSFAEVFLHVAGERYGIMGMMGAERPAGFDGKALEKSTTDRAQIVAELNKSWEFTKTAINGMSNADFAKLLPKLGPQANAGDVVYILVADAHEHLGQIVAYARENGVVPPWTVEAQKAAAEKKAEQK; translated from the coding sequence ATGAAACGAGCAAACTTGAAACGATCGAATGCGATCAGAGTGGTAGTTGCGTGCGCGGTTTTGTTGTCAGGCATTGGCGTAGGCGCAAGCGCGGCATGGGCAAAGAATTCGGACACGGCCGCCGACCACACCGCTCCCAGTTATGACATGAAGGGACAGGCGCTGGTAGACCTTGACGCAGTGCAGAAAAAGTTTCTGGAGCTGGCGAACGCGGTGCCGGCCGACAAACTTACGTGGCGTCCCGCGCCGGATGCGCGCTCATTCGCGGAAGTTTTTCTGCATGTGGCCGGCGAGCGCTATGGAATCATGGGGATGATGGGAGCGGAGCGTCCGGCGGGATTCGATGGCAAGGCGCTGGAAAAATCCACGACCGATCGGGCGCAGATTGTTGCCGAGCTGAACAAGTCGTGGGAGTTTACGAAGACCGCGATCAACGGCATGAGCAACGCCGACTTCGCCAAGCTGCTGCCGAAACTCGGTCCGCAGGCCAATGCCGGGGACGTAGTGTACATCCTGGTCGCCGACGCGCATGAGCACCTTGGGCAGATAGTGGCTTATGCGCGCGAGAATGGCGTTGTGCCGCCGTGGACGGTGGAGGCACAGAAGGCGGCTGCGGAGAAGAAGGCGGAACAGAAGTAG
- a CDS encoding VTT domain-containing protein: protein MSELLSMMARHGYALTFGVLLAEAVGLPFPAAIALVAAGAASASHTLSGPAVLLIAMVALLVGDTAQFWLGRYTGWALLGFLCRLSMNPETCILRSAESFYKRGKLTLVFAKFIPGINTMAAPLAGSMKMHFGQFLRLDMAGSLLYAGAYLMVGYLSRDFLAATLSGFHAAGRAMEAVVIAALMVYAVYRAAQFRKYKKYRVMPRVQVQELAARLASEDANRVLIVDVRSHGYYDVGSERIKGSIRIEPNNLEEEIKNLPKDKDIYLYCT from the coding sequence ATGAGTGAATTGCTCTCCATGATGGCGCGGCATGGGTATGCGCTGACGTTTGGAGTTTTGTTGGCCGAGGCGGTCGGGCTTCCCTTCCCGGCCGCGATTGCGCTGGTGGCGGCGGGGGCGGCTTCTGCGTCGCACACCTTGTCAGGGCCGGCGGTGCTGCTGATTGCGATGGTGGCGCTTCTGGTCGGCGACACCGCGCAATTCTGGCTGGGGCGCTACACGGGCTGGGCGCTCCTGGGATTTTTGTGTCGGTTGTCGATGAATCCGGAGACGTGCATTCTCAGGTCGGCAGAATCGTTCTACAAGCGCGGCAAATTGACGCTGGTGTTTGCCAAGTTTATCCCGGGCATTAACACGATGGCGGCGCCGCTGGCGGGCAGCATGAAGATGCACTTCGGGCAGTTCCTGCGGCTGGACATGGCAGGGTCGTTGCTGTATGCGGGCGCGTACCTGATGGTGGGATATTTGTCGCGCGATTTTCTGGCGGCTACTTTGTCGGGATTTCACGCGGCCGGACGGGCGATGGAAGCGGTGGTCATCGCGGCGCTGATGGTTTACGCGGTTTATCGGGCGGCGCAATTCCGCAAATATAAGAAGTATCGGGTCATGCCGCGCGTGCAGGTGCAGGAACTGGCGGCGCGGCTGGCTTCGGAAGATGCCAACCGGGTGTTGATCGTGGACGTGCGCAGCCACGGCTACTATGACGTTGGCTCCGAACGCATTAAGGGATCGATTCGCATCGAGCCCAACAATCTGGAGGAGGAGATCAAGAATCTTCCCAAGGATAAGGACATTTATCTGTACTGCACTTGA
- a CDS encoding polyprenyl synthetase family protein, with product MSAPAAINGKEIFDLLRDDLVALEGEFGRDTVSGVRAITEIGEYLRAGGGKRIRPALLLLSAKLLEYSGQGAVRLGAVVEIIHTATLVHDDIIDDATTRRGRPAANTQWGNSKCVLAGDWLYMQAFKIAVQERNFRILDTLIELTQQMVEGELLQMEKLGQSITLEEHFDLIFRKTACLFSVCMRLGAILGGATAEQEAALGQYGHNLGMAFQIVDDVLDLTASEDVLGKPVASDLREGKATMAVIHALERCTAEERVKIATVLQHGAFNGVTHAEVLEILQRYGSVEAATAQAAHYADAAQKAICTFPDSEIKRALLWAPEFVVAREK from the coding sequence TTGAGCGCGCCGGCGGCCATTAACGGAAAAGAGATATTTGATCTGCTGCGGGACGACCTTGTCGCGCTGGAGGGGGAGTTTGGGCGCGATACGGTTTCGGGCGTTCGGGCGATTACCGAGATTGGCGAATATTTGCGGGCGGGCGGTGGGAAGAGGATCCGGCCGGCGTTGTTGCTGCTTTCGGCGAAGTTGCTGGAGTACTCGGGTCAGGGCGCGGTGCGGCTGGGCGCAGTGGTAGAGATTATTCACACGGCGACGCTGGTACATGACGACATCATTGATGACGCTACAACGCGGCGCGGGCGTCCGGCGGCGAATACGCAGTGGGGGAATTCGAAGTGCGTGCTGGCGGGCGACTGGCTCTACATGCAGGCCTTCAAGATCGCGGTGCAGGAGCGGAACTTCCGCATTCTCGATACGCTGATCGAACTGACGCAGCAGATGGTCGAGGGCGAACTTCTCCAGATGGAAAAGCTGGGGCAGTCGATCACGCTGGAGGAGCATTTCGACTTAATTTTTCGCAAAACGGCTTGCCTGTTTTCGGTGTGTATGCGGCTGGGAGCGATTCTTGGCGGAGCTACGGCGGAGCAGGAAGCGGCGCTGGGGCAGTACGGGCACAATCTGGGGATGGCGTTTCAGATTGTCGACGATGTGCTCGATCTGACCGCGTCGGAAGATGTGCTGGGCAAGCCGGTGGCGAGCGATCTGCGCGAGGGCAAGGCGACGATGGCCGTGATCCATGCGCTGGAGCGCTGCACTGCGGAAGAGCGGGTGAAGATCGCGACCGTGTTGCAGCATGGCGCTTTCAACGGCGTGACCCATGCGGAGGTTCTCGAAATCTTGCAGCGCTACGGATCGGTCGAGGCGGCGACGGCTCAGGCGGCGCACTATGCGGACGCGGCGCAGAAGGCGATCTGCACGTTTCCGGATTCGGAGATCAAGCGGGCGCTGCTGTGGGCTCCGGAATTTGTGGTGGCGCGGGAGAAGTAG
- a CDS encoding YajQ family cyclic di-GMP-binding protein — protein MPDNSFDVVSKIDLNEVSNAIQQALKEIHTRFDLKDSKSNIELEKDAIVLHSADEYKLKAVNDILQQKLVKRGVSLKGLTYGALEPAAGGTAKRKVTMQQGIAIEKAREIVKLVKDSKKKAQASIQADLVRVSSKDRDTLQDVIALLRGHDFGIDLQFTNYRSN, from the coding sequence ATGCCCGATAATAGCTTTGATGTAGTGAGCAAGATCGATCTGAACGAAGTGTCGAACGCGATTCAGCAGGCGCTGAAGGAGATTCACACGCGCTTCGATCTGAAGGATTCAAAATCGAATATTGAGCTGGAAAAAGACGCCATCGTCCTGCATTCGGCCGACGAGTATAAGTTGAAGGCGGTGAACGACATCTTACAGCAGAAACTGGTGAAGCGCGGAGTTTCGCTCAAAGGGCTGACCTATGGCGCGCTTGAGCCGGCGGCGGGTGGAACGGCGAAGCGCAAGGTGACGATGCAGCAAGGCATCGCCATCGAGAAGGCGCGGGAGATCGTGAAGCTGGTCAAGGACTCGAAGAAGAAAGCGCAGGCGTCGATCCAGGCGGACCTGGTGCGCGTCAGCAGCAAAGATCGCGACACGCTTCAGGATGTGATCGCGCTGCTGCGGGGGCACGACTTCGGGATTGATTTGCAGTTTACAAATTATCGAAGCAATTAA
- a CDS encoding TatD family hydrolase, giving the protein MFVDSHAHLDGKQFDSDREAVIARALEVGVRTMVAIGNGDGPPTLDAGVRLAEKYRFIYATVGIHPHEARLADEAAYETMERLARHEKVIAWGEIGLDYFYDHSPRETQKVVFARQMELAAAAKLPIVIHCRPSDQSEDAWEDCLGMLEKQWAPKGLGGILHCFTGNWAQAKRALDIGFMISFAGNLTFPKAQQIRDAALEVPLERMLIETDSPYLAPVPHRGKRNEPAFVIETARRIGELRGLSGDEIGAQTARTFYKFFKIAEMNESKVSLR; this is encoded by the coding sequence ATGTTTGTTGATTCGCACGCACATCTCGATGGAAAGCAATTCGACTCCGATCGCGAGGCAGTGATTGCGCGGGCGCTCGAAGTTGGAGTGCGCACGATGGTGGCCATTGGCAATGGCGACGGACCGCCAACGCTGGATGCGGGGGTTCGGCTGGCGGAAAAATATCGATTTATTTATGCGACGGTGGGGATTCATCCGCATGAGGCGCGGCTGGCGGATGAGGCGGCCTACGAGACGATGGAGCGGCTGGCGCGGCACGAAAAGGTGATTGCGTGGGGAGAGATTGGGCTGGATTATTTTTACGATCATTCGCCGCGGGAGACACAGAAGGTGGTGTTCGCGCGGCAGATGGAGCTGGCTGCGGCGGCGAAGCTGCCAATTGTGATTCACTGCCGGCCGTCTGATCAGAGCGAGGATGCGTGGGAAGATTGCCTGGGGATGCTCGAGAAGCAGTGGGCGCCGAAGGGGCTGGGCGGAATTCTGCACTGCTTTACGGGGAATTGGGCGCAGGCAAAGCGGGCGCTTGATATCGGATTCATGATTTCGTTTGCGGGGAATTTGACGTTTCCCAAGGCGCAGCAGATTCGGGATGCGGCGCTGGAAGTTCCGCTTGAACGCATGCTGATCGAGACGGATTCGCCGTATCTGGCGCCGGTTCCGCACCGGGGAAAGCGCAATGAGCCGGCGTTTGTGATTGAGACGGCGCGCCGGATTGGCGAGCTGCGCGGGTTATCCGGGGATGAAATCGGGGCGCAGACCGCGCGAACTTTCTACAAATTTTTCAAAATTGCTGAAATGAATGAAAGCAAAGTATCCCTCCGCTAG